GATGTTTACTATTTACATAAAGGAAACATTTggaatataagaaagtgattttcCACTCTGACGTCTATTGCTTCTGTGCCAGAGAAGTGCTAGCCGattattttgtggaaaaaaatattcttgacacattaaaaatattatattatattatattgtacgcACTTTGAACGTGACATTCTGttcgtacttatgtatatacaaaagtatgtataaaaaaacacgtgctttgcaaaattcatataaatacgTCATGGCAGATTGATTTTGAAGGGATTCGGTTACgatgtatatttcaattttactaGTTTGTTTATGTTTACGATTTGGTTAGAAATTAATAGTacgttttattgttattaaggCATTTCTAATAAATATCGCACCTTTAGAGCACAATAGAAATATGTCCACAATACCCAATCGATCGGGTTatcttttcaaatatatttatacatccaGAGGATTGAACATAAAATTGataattgtttatatttgtaCTCCAATCTGTCAATTTGACTTAACATGTGTAAGTGTTTTGACTGTTAACAATTCAACagatggttttggaaaggaattgaaaagtgcatacacatgtacatacatgatttaaaattaaaattaaacatataatttttgtatattatattgccaAAAAAATTTGTTGTAATTTCGGAAGTATACTCCGATGAAATACGAAAATAGGAATAAATATAACCAAGTCGTGGAAATATTACcagtgtattatatattacatatgtataatgttttagGACTGTacgacatatatatattattatatatgggaattaaaaaatataaaagtaacaaaaatgACCCAGTGGATTCTTAAGCGTGTAATGatgtcatttaaaattttcactcaAACACtcaatttgattaattaaaacactcaatttgattaattaaaaatttgaatttatttttgattagtaaaaaaataaataaaattgttaattggaacaattgaaaaaaattaaatatttgaaatgtaaCTTTTAATTGATGGCTTTTTATTATTCGTCAGAACAAAGaagatttattatattgaaaattttctgcaatataagcataaaatattctttttatgcagaaaaattaaaatacacatgtacttAAGAATTTGTATTCAATATTGTTCAAAACTAAACACTGACATCTTTAAATATATTGCTAAAAGTAGTTTTAAGTGAAGGAAATATAgtcaaatgttaaaaatttcgAGCTTTTGGATATATTACATAGATGTCTATAGTATactttgatatataatatgtacatatgtataatattatttcaattgcattattcaatttatctacatatatgtatgtatgtacttaattataataatttcataataatttaagttaatgtttggaccattatggcattacgggtgtccctaatgcaccacatTATGAACGAGGATTTATCTTCATATATCAagtttattatttcaatattatatatcgaatgaatgttgtttttaaatcaaaaatgccactctgtctaaataaaaagatcttcggtcaatgcgttttgccagtgatgatgtatggatgtgaaacttaaaCACTGAACgctaagatgctacacaaagtccaatgcactcaaagaagtatggaacgctgtgtcCTTGGAATGacaaggaaagacaggaagaaAGACCGGAATCggatgtatgctcggcataacgtagtggacatagtagatagagtaaagatatttaaatggcaatgggcgggccacgtggctagaagaatggatggatgatggacaaaaggagtgcttgaatggtacccgagagaatgcaaaagggtaaaaggaagaacgcagggaagatgggtggacgaaattaggaaaatgtgtggggtaagatggatgagagttgcgcaaagcaaagacgagtggaagcgtgttggagaggccttcatccagcagtggatggtgaatggctgtagatgaagatgatgatatcttcaaatatattataatattgaaatatatcaagtgttaatacatatacacatctaTCGAATAGAAAATcagatttttacatatataattgcattcatttttaataattgtgGCCTCCCGTGGTCGTCGTGTATTTGTATCGTCAAATTGTTTGCTCTCATTTCCGCTCTTTCTGTATGTTTGGTGGATGGAGGTCTTTTACCAACCGCCATAAACTgacttcattattattattatttattagttattataattattatttcctAGTGttatacccgatgaaatatcatcgcacgCGTGTTGaaaaattaagttattaaattaaaaaaaatttaaataaatatgtcgtCAGACATgtattcgatccgcacgcggtcgaattttttttcaaataccttttaaaaatatttatatttaattgtttaatatgaaaaaaaattacaaaaaccacctacctacctacatataaacaatttaaaacaccgatagaaatattaattaattaaataaattttcaataggtgGCGGTAAActctctgccaagcggaaatattagtagcgatcagtatatatagacgcttttttcttttgttattgtattcgtatatacgttttggcagtggtttagctgtgataATAAtcgaaataatagaaaagactattatagtacggcgagcgttatcttacacagacacacagacagacagacagacacacaggaatagcaatattatatatatgattattttatattattatatgagtcattatatttgaaagtggaataCGTCTACTTCcctcatttcgagaaatatttcgcaaaacattaaatgtaatgtttttcgtataacaataggtaaaaatactggtggcctgtaataggtttattctgcttttccgagattctggacaaatcgaattagaagaagtgataacaatttttgaattgagtcaaatagaattgaaaattggacttccgccactttcaaatataacgactcatatgtacaatgtacatctacatattattactatttatatattatttatatggacgatggagattgcactattcttatcctatcgtctggaataaaaagttattattattattatttatttatttattgttattattattaatactgtattgtaaaaaatataaatccctTCTATAGTATATACTTTCAAAGAAAAGTTGAAGTTGAAGATCCAATACAGtaacatattaaaaatcaataaaaatcaaaggCGATCAAAAATTCAGTTCTAGGAAAACCAACATTTTTCCTATTCTTTGGGTTGCTAACGATATCTATCAAATGTGCGAGCTTCCAAATACACATTTAGATACTCATTTGTATCGAATTCACATTCTCCGTATTGTTTTCAGTAATTTATAAAAGAACTGTCTTTAATATACGCCTATCAAATGTCGAAAATGACACAAATATTGACGTACAAAATCTACGCATTGACTTACGGCTTATGTTTCACGAAATGTATTATTTCCATCTGTACAAAACACACAAATCTCgaaatacaattttcaattagaATGTTCTAGaacttacataatatattatttaatttagcaTAGTGAAACATTCAAACGTTCCAAATCTTtcgattacatatgtacatacatacgtacctgtGATAAAATCACAGatgcatacaaatatatgtatgcatagaaTCAAAATTTAAGCCAACTTTATTTGTAAGTGAAAACAATCgagacatattttattttatgacatCTGCGATATCTAATTCTGTCAACATTatcatacatacttaaaaatatgaaacatatttaaaaatatgtatacatacgattacatatacatatgtacattacactatttttataaaaacttggaataataatttatatcaatttgttattttggtTTAAATTCTACAATGAATAAAAACCACAACTAGCGCATTGATATAcgagttattaaaaatatacttatcaTATTTGCAATGCGGTCGTAAGATTCTAGATATAACTATAAATCAACAGGATGTTTTTAggacattatacatacatatatatttcaattttataataaaccaTGCGCATTGCTAGAAAAGGGATCACAACGTCTCCAACCTTAGAGCCGAGTGAACCTTTACTAAAATATTAAAGTGATATTTCTTACTCCTTGTATACcctttgatatattatacacagaTTAAGAGCTAAAAATGGGTGATAAAAGTGCAAGTGTTGAAACTTTCATTAACCCCCAACATGCGACTTCGAGTATGAGTCGTGCTCATCAATTTTTACAACAGCGCCGACTTTGCGACATCAATATCGCTGTCGGCACtcaaaagtatgtatattaatgataGATATAAATGTCAATGTGACTTTTTAATTGATGTTTTGTGATGACTTTCTCAGGTATGCGGCGCACAAGCTGATTTTGGCGTCGGCCAGCGAGTATTTTAACGGAGAGTTCAAAGAAGTTATTCGCGATAGGGAGAGACCTATAACTGAATTACTAATCCGAAACGAGGATGAAGAATCTGTGCAGGTGGTCATAGACTACTGCTATACAGGTGTAATCGGTAAGTATaatgttgtataaaatattgttgcgtaggggtaggtggaggttccaagtaaaaggccaaagtcgtgtcacagcatttattgatgattaaggagatacacgcactggcagtgctccgtccagaatgtcttgatatcgcctaagtaccgccttataacgggtcGGTTGCTCAaggcatcttcaacgtccggtttgtttacctattgttatggtcacgtactagatgtgccacggaagtgccccacgctaccgctgtcggttctgagaactctaccggaatgagaccgctacccccgctaagtgcatttgggggagataatcctcgaaaccaattgtAACGgccacacagtctctgggatgccaCTCGGCtaaatccgattgcacttactcggccttATCCGAGTGTACGTAATATTATGTAGAAAAATTCACTAAAAGTTCGCACGCATTCGCACGCATCATAAAGTGATGAATTTAATGCCTTAagcaaattataaatatatgtatattttatttaaaaacattttttattcattagtgtatattatgttattttattttttgtaaaattttaaactgtAACACATCTtgatttaattgtaaaaatattttgtaaaaagttgcactcatttttttatttgatttgcgCAATACTAATAGCCTGTTAATAACTCAATCGAAAACATTTCTCCATAGTATTTAGTGTTCATTTTTCCTCTATTTTTATAGAACTGAGTGAAAATTCAGCTAAAAATGTTATGTCCGTGGCAAGTCTGTTCCAATTGGACGACATTTTGCATGCGTATtgcaattttttacaaaaaaatatgcacACGTCGAATTCATTAGGATTTTGGCTACTTGGAAAGCTACACTCTTGTCCTTCATTGGAAAAGTACGCTTTTGATTTCGTCGAACGACACTTTACCGAGGTAAAATCTTGTACCTATTCCATCCCTTCTTTCTAACTAACATATGGagtttaatgtataatataaattaatacaacAGGTTTTCGAGTACAAAGAGTTCTTGAAATTGGAAGTCGAAGAATTGAACTTATTCATCAAATCAGACGGAATCAACGTTTCTAATGAGGAGTTTGTCTTTAAAGTTGTAAAGGAGTGGTTATTGTTCGATCGAACTAATAGGGATCGTCATATGGTCACTCTACTTGAAAACGTTAAACTGCCATTGATGCCCTTGACGGTacttaaattgttatttatttaatatttaatatttacacataCAAAGCTGACATTCCTTTACTGCACACAGTTTTTATTCGACGAAGTTCAATCCCTATGTGGTTCAACTGCCGATTGTCAAAAGCTAGTGACCGAAGCTATTCAATGGCACACTATACCCGAAAGAAGAGGACAATTGGCATCCAATAGGACTCGTCCTCGAGGATTGAAATCAATAGCAATAGGATTATGGCAAAGGGtatttaagttaaaaaaattactttgcAATATTCAATTTCtttaaacgaataaaaaaaatcttgttttttATAGCCTATGGTCAAAGTATATAACTCTGAATCAGATTCGTGGTCTACTTACACCACGTTAGATATGGGGCGGTTGCACTTTTCTTTGGCCATTGTCGGTGATAAACTGATGGCCATCGGTGGATTgagcaattcaacgactttgggaaatgtaagtacatatttttttataatatcactgagcaacaaaaaaataccggagcggagactaatcaatcgttactaaatttgactcaccaaatttgaatattaaaatgatttttattggctAGCTAGtttaaaaaatgaacaaatttttCCGATTTCTGGCTTTTGccgtctttaattcaaaatccagtatttctgtgccaaaagtgagtatagAAATCAATTGTCaagtgttttttctattgattgtgattttttattgcatttaaatactaataaataattatttagcgaattttaaaagtcaaaaatattctctttttttacatacctcctttacgtttcacatggctttcgtgttagtggtcatttttatctcttatccgatcgttttcatactttgccatattactcattttggtcatcaatacacgttaatgtatcgtctgccattacgttggagataaaatatcgtatacaacgcgttttaaaaacggggcccgtaaaccttcctgacgtttaataagcgttcgtctcGTGTCtttcaacctgttcgccttgatatggccatataaaatttacacattttttttcgtaatattatgagctaatttcgttaatatttcactttaccacgtttataaggatttaaTTTTTGTCAATTAACTACTGCAGTGACATAggaattttaatcatattttacaaatttttctaGTGTGAATATATTAACTTAAAAACAAGCGAGAAAGAAGTATTACCACCTTTACAAACTGCCAGATGGGGTACCATAGCTGCAACATTAAATGGAAAAGTCTATGCCATGGGAGGCTGGGATGGTTCAAACTATTCCGAAATTGTCGAAAggtgtgtgtttgtatacatcaattgaaataaatgttGAATAAATGTTTTGATGCTTCACTTAACTACCTTCCAGATGGGATCCAGCGAAGAGAACTTGGGAATACGTCGCAGCAATGCCCTACAAGAGAATGCTCAGTTCAGCTGCAGTTCTTAACGATACCCTGTATGTGGTCGGAGGTAGAGATGAATTTGCAGCT
This Arctopsyche grandis isolate Sample6627 chromosome 7, ASM5162203v2, whole genome shotgun sequence DNA region includes the following protein-coding sequences:
- the LOC143914359 gene encoding kelch-like protein 4, whose protein sequence is MGDKSASVETFINPQHATSSMSRAHQFLQQRRLCDINIAVGTQKYAAHKLILASASEYFNGEFKEVIRDRERPITELLIRNEDEESVQVVIDYCYTGVIELSENSAKNVMSVASLFQLDDILHAYCNFLQKNMHTSNSLGFWLLGKLHSCPSLEKYAFDFVERHFTEVFEYKEFLKLEVEELNLFIKSDGINVSNEEFVFKVVKEWLLFDRTNRDRHMVTLLENVKLPLMPLTFLFDEVQSLCGSTADCQKLVTEAIQWHTIPERRGQLASNRTRPRGLKSIAIGLWQRPMVKVYNSESDSWSTYTTLDMGRLHFSLAIVGDKLMAIGGLSNSTTLGNCEYINLKTSEKEVLPPLQTARWGTIAATLNGKVYAMGGWDGSNYSEIVERWDPAKRTWEYVAAMPYKRMLSSAAVLNDTLYVVGGRDEFAALDTAVSYNATTNKWKRCATMKEKRNYVGLAAHGSYLYAVGGCVGKDTDSENLSSVEKYDPQINRWLSVAPISTPRHGVTAGVLNNKLIALGGRRGNTKFSEVEQYDEKMNKWMPFAALGDVPGVFHLMLVPPGALEDD